TGCTGCATTCACTGGGGTCACCATTGCGTTCTAAGGCGTAGCAGTGACCCATCGTCATCAGTTGAAAGGTGAACGCCAGGAAACCACCGATCAAAATGAGTGAAAGACTTCTCCCATGAGACATAGAATTTCCCATTTGATCCAAACTGCAATCAGGAGACCAAAAACAAAACCAAGCGAGTTCAGCTAGTTAGCGATTTGAACGATTTGGAAAATGGCCTTAAAATTATCAAAATGAAAATTCCTATCAATTTGATAACGCCTCCCCGGAAGCCCAGCCCGTCGCATCCCAGCGGGCTTGGCGCCTCAAAGAGTTAACCTCTCTTTACGTTCTTGTTCGGCCAAATTGAGCTGTCCTTATGATATTCAGTGCCTTATGAATGGCACGTCGCTTGCTCTGTCTCTCAGCAAGGAGGATCACGATGAGCACATTTCTTACGAAACTGGCGGAGAGGGCCTTTGTCGCCTATTGCAGGAGAGAAGATGACAAGGGGACGTTATCCCCTGAGCTGCGGCCAGCCTGCACCTCGGTCGCCGCCGGCCTGGCCCGGGACGGTGCGAGGGATGTCGCAGGCGAGACCGCTGCCAAGATGAAGGCCCTCGATCAGACGATCTGGGAAAAGAGCCAAAAGCTGCAGAGACTCAACGGCGGCCGCAATTAGCATCGGCGACACCCGGATCACGCCCCCTCTTTGACCCCTGTTTCTGACGGCTCGACAACCGTCCTCGAAGCGGTTATCGCTTCCGCCCATGTCGTTCCTGAAATTCCTGGGCCTCCCGAAAGACGCGAAACCGGCGGACGACGCGGACACCGTCCGGGAGATCAGCCGCAAACTCGACCGCCTCGATCCCGCGGTGGCGGCCTATCACGCCCTTTTCGCCTGCATCTTGAGCCGCGTCGCCCACGCCGACCTCGACATCTCCGAGGAAGAGACCCGCAAGATGGAAACGATCCTTCAATCCCTCGGGCATCTTTCGCCGGAAATGGCGGCGCTGGTCGTGGAAATCGCCAAGCGCCAAAACCAGCTCTTGGGCGGCGTGGAGAACTATCTCTTCACCCGCCGATTCAAGGACGTCTCGGACCGGACCCAACGCGAACATCTCTTGGAATGCCTGCTGGCCGTGGCCGCGGCCGACGAGTCCATCTCAACCCAGGAAGACGCGGAGATCCGCAAGATCGCCGATGAACTCGAGATCACGCGCGCCCAATTCATCGCCATCCGCTCGCGTTTCCGGGATTACCTGGCCGTGCTGAAATAGCGCGCCGCGCCTCTTGAAAAACTGCACCGCCCGTTCGAGTCATCACGGATTTTCTGAGATGTTTCTACCGGCAAAGGAACGGAGAGTCTGAAAAATCGAACGGGAGAGTCTTGAATTTTGGACGGCTGCCCCCACTCTCCTTCAGAAAATGCCGTGGCACGCTTTGCATATGTTGCCCTTGGGGGCTTATCGACGTGCCCTTCCCACTCTATTGCAGTCTCATATCGTTTTAATATAGGATTCATATGTACTTCTGGGATGAAGCCAAAAATCGGCTGAATCGGCAAAAGCATGGAATCAGCTTCGAGGAGGCCAGGGACCACATCTTCGAGGGCAAGAACGTGTTCGCCCCCGAGGTGGCTTATGACAAGGGTGAGGCGCGACACGCGGTCATCGGCAAGTACAACAGCAAATACTATGTCGGGATTTTCGCCATAACGCCGGCGGGTCTGCGTATCATATCCGTAAGGAGGGCCAGGCATGAAGAAGAAGAGCAAGCCAAGCAAAAAGGGATTTGATCAGAAGTTCGACGCCGGCGAAGCCGCCGTCGACTTTTCCAAAGGCGTGGTCACGCCGGGCTTAAGCAAGACCATCAAACTCCCCCCTTTGGACATCCCCGCCTGGGTCGGTGCCGAGATCGAGAGACTGGCCCAGTTTCAGGCGAACTCCAAGGCCTCGATTGTCAGGCAATTGTTGGTGGAAGGGATTGAATCGAGGAAGAGACGGATGGCTTCTTAAATCGTTACGCCTTACCCCCGCCTTGTAAAGAATTGCACCGCGCGTTCATGCGTCACGGCCGCATCGCGCGTCGGGAACGTGCCTCAGTTCCGCCTTC
This bacterium DNA region includes the following protein-coding sequences:
- a CDS encoding BrnT family toxin, producing MYFWDEAKNRLNRQKHGISFEEARDHIFEGKNVFAPEVAYDKGEARHAVIGKYNSKYYVGIFAITPAGLRIISVRRARHEEEEQAKQKGI
- a CDS encoding TerB family tellurite resistance protein codes for the protein MSFLKFLGLPKDAKPADDADTVREISRKLDRLDPAVAAYHALFACILSRVAHADLDISEEETRKMETILQSLGHLSPEMAALVVEIAKRQNQLLGGVENYLFTRRFKDVSDRTQREHLLECLLAVAAADESISTQEDAEIRKIADELEITRAQFIAIRSRFRDYLAVLK